One Acanthopagrus latus isolate v.2019 chromosome 12, fAcaLat1.1, whole genome shotgun sequence genomic region harbors:
- the cabp1b gene encoding calcium-binding protein 1b isoform X3: MHNVLGPACIFLRKGFAESRQADRELRPEEMDELREAFKEFDKDKDGFIGCKDLGNCMRTMGYMPTEMELIELSQQINMNLGGHVDFEDFVELMGPKLLAETADMIGVKELRDAFKEFDTNGDGQISTAELREAMKKLLGQQVGHRDLEDILRDIDLNGDGHVDFEEFVRMMSR, translated from the exons ATGCACAACGTACTGGGGCCTGCATGCATCTTTCTACGCAAGGGCTTCGCTGAGAGCCGGCAGGCT GACCGAGAGTTGAGGCCCGAAGAAATGGATG agCTTCGTGAAGCATTCAAAGAgtttgacaaagacaaagacggGTTCATCGGCTGTAAAGACCTGGGGAACTGCATGAGAACAATGGGCTACATGCCGACAGAGATGGAGCTGATCGAGCTGAGCCAGCAGATCAACATGAATC TGGGAGGACATGTTGACTTTGAGGACTTCGTTGAACTCATGGGGCCCAAACTTCTGGCCGAAACCGCCGACATGATTGGGGTGAAAGAGCTGAGGGATGCGTTCAAGGAG TTTGACACGAACGGTGACGGCCAGATCAGCACAGCAGAACTCAGAGAAGCAATGAAAAAACTTTTAGGACAACAG GTCGGACACAGAGATCTGGAGGACATCCTGCGAGACATTGACCTAAACGGAGACGGGCATGTGGACTTTGAAG AATTTGTGCGGATGATGTCTCGATGA
- the LOC119030360 gene encoding glycerol-3-phosphate acyltransferase 4-like isoform X1: protein MTWLHFLSISITVWLTLLFAFTIVPAVLGVSIGIRRLYLRTLLKIFEWATLRMEMEAKEKNQQLYKPYSSGIIVKEPPLSLQQGIQELRGSASCLHSEPEFEIADIFYFCRRGVESIVDDEVTKRFSAQELETWNLLTRSHYNFRHISLRLTVLWGLGVLIRYGILLPLRVTLAATGITLIIVLTTLVGFLPSRELRFFLTEKVHVMCYRICVRSLTAIITYHNRENKPKNGGICVANHTTPIDVIILANDGCYSLIGQAHGGLLGMVQRAMVKSSPHIWFDRSEVKDRHLVAKRLSDHVADKTKQPILIFPEGTCINNTSVMMFKKGSFEIGCTVYPVAIKYDPLFGDAFWNSSKFGMVNYLLRMMSSWAIVCSVWYLPPMNREEGEDAVQFANRVKAAIAAQGGLVDLIWDGGLKRAKVKDAFKEEQQKLYSKVLVGEQEQGDNKSTEEGNPEEDKSCHGSANGQ, encoded by the exons ATGACTTGGTTACATTTTCTTAGCATCTCCATCACTGTGTGGTTGACCCTTCTGTTCGCCTTCACAATTGTGCCGGCTGTACTCGGAGTGTCTATTGGTATTCGCAGACTCTACTTGAGGACACTTCTCAAGATATTTGAG TGGGCAACGTTACGGATGGAGATGGAAGCAAAGGAAAAGAATCAGCAACTCTATAAACCTTATAGCAGTG GAATCATAGTCAAAGAACCACCATTGTCTCTGCAGCAGGGGATCCAGGAGCTCCGGGGTTCTGCCAGCTGTCTGCACTCAGAGCCCGAGTTTGAGATCGCTGACATCTTCTACTTCTGCCGCAGAGGTGTGGAGAGCATCGTGGATGACGAGGTGACTAAGCGCTTTTCCGCCCAGGAACTGGAGACCTGGAACTTACTGACTCGAAGCCACTACAACTTCCGTCATATAAGTCTGAGGCTCACTGTCCTCTGGGGCCTGGGAGTCCTCATCCGCTACGGTATCCTGCTGCCACTCAG GGTTACCCTTGCAGCCACTGGCATTACTCTGATTATAGTCCTGACTACACTGGTGGGCTTTTTACCAAGTAGAGA GTTAAGGTTCTTCCTGACTGAGAAGGTTCATGTGATGTGTTACCGCATCTGTGTCAGATCTCTCACAGCAATCATCACCTATCATAACAG aGAGAACAAACCAAAGAATGGCGGTATCTGTGTGGCCAATCACACAACACCCATTGATGTCATCATCTTGGCCAACGATGGCTGCTACTCCCTG ATCGGCCAGGCTCATGGAGGGTTGCTGGGAATGGTCCAGCGAGCCATGGTCAAGTCCTCTCCTCACATCTGGTTTGATAGATCAGAAGTCAAAGACAGACATCTAGTGGCAAAAAG gCTCAGTGATCATGTTGCTGACAAAACCAAGCAGCCCATCCTGATCTTCCCTGAGG GTACTTGCATCAACAACACATCAGTGATGATGTTCAAAAAGGGCAGCTTTGAAATTGGCTGCACCGTCTATCCAGTTGCCATTAAG TATGATCCTCTGTTTGGCGATGCTTTCTGGAACAGCAGTAAGTTCGGCATGGTGAATTATCTGCTGAGGATGATGAGCAGCTGGGCCATCGTCTGCAGTGTTTGGTACCTGCCGCCAATGAACAGAGAG GAAGGGGAGGATGCAGTGCAGTTTGCCAACAGAGTAAAAGCAGCCATAGCTGCACAAGGAGGATTAGTGGATCTCATCTG GGATGGAGGGCTGAAACGAGCAAAAGTGAAAGATGCCTTTAaggaagagcagcagaaacTTTACAGTAAAGTTCTTGTAGGTGAGCAGGAACAGGGGGACAACAAAAGTACAGAGGAGGGAAATCCAGAGGAGGATAAAAGCTGTCATGGTTCAGCAAATGGACAATGA
- the LOC119030360 gene encoding glycerol-3-phosphate acyltransferase 4-like isoform X3: MTWLHFLSISITVWLTLLFAFTIVPAVLGVSIGIRRLYLRTLLKIFEWATLRMEMEAKEKNQQLYKPYSSGIIVKEPPLSLQQGIQELRGSASCLHSEPEFEIADIFYFCRRGVESIVDDEVTKRFSAQELETWNLLTRSHYNFRHISLRLTVLWGLGVLIRYGILLPLRVTLAATGITLIIVLTTLVGFLPSRELRFFLTEKVHVMCYRICVRSLTAIITYHNRENKPKNGGICVANHTTPIDVIILANDGCYSLIGQAHGGLLGMVQRAMVKSSPHIWFDRSEVKDRHLVAKRLSDHVADKTKQPILIFPEGTCINNTSVMMFKKGSFEIGCTVYPVAIKYDPLFGDAFWNSSKFGMVNYLLRMMSSWAIVCSVWYLPPMNREPVLFHCLCVGRGGCSAVCQQSKSSHSCTRRISGSHLGWRAETSKSERCL; this comes from the exons ATGACTTGGTTACATTTTCTTAGCATCTCCATCACTGTGTGGTTGACCCTTCTGTTCGCCTTCACAATTGTGCCGGCTGTACTCGGAGTGTCTATTGGTATTCGCAGACTCTACTTGAGGACACTTCTCAAGATATTTGAG TGGGCAACGTTACGGATGGAGATGGAAGCAAAGGAAAAGAATCAGCAACTCTATAAACCTTATAGCAGTG GAATCATAGTCAAAGAACCACCATTGTCTCTGCAGCAGGGGATCCAGGAGCTCCGGGGTTCTGCCAGCTGTCTGCACTCAGAGCCCGAGTTTGAGATCGCTGACATCTTCTACTTCTGCCGCAGAGGTGTGGAGAGCATCGTGGATGACGAGGTGACTAAGCGCTTTTCCGCCCAGGAACTGGAGACCTGGAACTTACTGACTCGAAGCCACTACAACTTCCGTCATATAAGTCTGAGGCTCACTGTCCTCTGGGGCCTGGGAGTCCTCATCCGCTACGGTATCCTGCTGCCACTCAG GGTTACCCTTGCAGCCACTGGCATTACTCTGATTATAGTCCTGACTACACTGGTGGGCTTTTTACCAAGTAGAGA GTTAAGGTTCTTCCTGACTGAGAAGGTTCATGTGATGTGTTACCGCATCTGTGTCAGATCTCTCACAGCAATCATCACCTATCATAACAG aGAGAACAAACCAAAGAATGGCGGTATCTGTGTGGCCAATCACACAACACCCATTGATGTCATCATCTTGGCCAACGATGGCTGCTACTCCCTG ATCGGCCAGGCTCATGGAGGGTTGCTGGGAATGGTCCAGCGAGCCATGGTCAAGTCCTCTCCTCACATCTGGTTTGATAGATCAGAAGTCAAAGACAGACATCTAGTGGCAAAAAG gCTCAGTGATCATGTTGCTGACAAAACCAAGCAGCCCATCCTGATCTTCCCTGAGG GTACTTGCATCAACAACACATCAGTGATGATGTTCAAAAAGGGCAGCTTTGAAATTGGCTGCACCGTCTATCCAGTTGCCATTAAG TATGATCCTCTGTTTGGCGATGCTTTCTGGAACAGCAGTAAGTTCGGCATGGTGAATTATCTGCTGAGGATGATGAGCAGCTGGGCCATCGTCTGCAGTGTTTGGTACCTGCCGCCAATGAACAGAGAG CCTGTTCTATTTCATTGCCTGTGTGTAGGAAGGGGAGGATGCAGTGCAGTTTGCCAACAGAGTAAAAGCAGCCATAGCTGCACAAGGAGGATTAGTGGATCTCATCTG GGATGGAGGGCTGAAACGAGCAAAAGTGAAAGATGCCTTTAa
- the LOC119030360 gene encoding glycerol-3-phosphate acyltransferase 4-like isoform X2 has protein sequence MTWLHFLSISITVWLTLLFAFTIVPAVLGVSIGIRRLYLRTLLKIFEWATLRMEMEAKEKNQQLYKPYSSGIIVKEPPLSLQQGIQELRGSASCLHSEPEFEIADIFYFCRRGVESIVDDEVTKRFSAQELETWNLLTRSHYNFRHISLRLTVLWGLGVLIRYGILLPLRVTLAATGITLIIVLTTLVGFLPSRELRFFLTEKVHVMCYRICVRSLTAIITYHNRENKPKNGGICVANHTTPIDVIILANDGCYSLIGQAHGGLLGMVQRAMVKSSPHIWFDRSEVKDRHLVAKRLSDHVADKTKQPILIFPEGTCINNTSVMMFKKGSFEIGCTVYPVAIKYDPLFGDAFWNSSKFGMVNYLLRMMSSWAIVCSVWYLPPMNREEGEDAVQFANRVKAAIAAQGGLVDLIWDGGLKRAKVKDAFKEEQQKLYSKVLVDTIMEECSHAFDCN, from the exons ATGACTTGGTTACATTTTCTTAGCATCTCCATCACTGTGTGGTTGACCCTTCTGTTCGCCTTCACAATTGTGCCGGCTGTACTCGGAGTGTCTATTGGTATTCGCAGACTCTACTTGAGGACACTTCTCAAGATATTTGAG TGGGCAACGTTACGGATGGAGATGGAAGCAAAGGAAAAGAATCAGCAACTCTATAAACCTTATAGCAGTG GAATCATAGTCAAAGAACCACCATTGTCTCTGCAGCAGGGGATCCAGGAGCTCCGGGGTTCTGCCAGCTGTCTGCACTCAGAGCCCGAGTTTGAGATCGCTGACATCTTCTACTTCTGCCGCAGAGGTGTGGAGAGCATCGTGGATGACGAGGTGACTAAGCGCTTTTCCGCCCAGGAACTGGAGACCTGGAACTTACTGACTCGAAGCCACTACAACTTCCGTCATATAAGTCTGAGGCTCACTGTCCTCTGGGGCCTGGGAGTCCTCATCCGCTACGGTATCCTGCTGCCACTCAG GGTTACCCTTGCAGCCACTGGCATTACTCTGATTATAGTCCTGACTACACTGGTGGGCTTTTTACCAAGTAGAGA GTTAAGGTTCTTCCTGACTGAGAAGGTTCATGTGATGTGTTACCGCATCTGTGTCAGATCTCTCACAGCAATCATCACCTATCATAACAG aGAGAACAAACCAAAGAATGGCGGTATCTGTGTGGCCAATCACACAACACCCATTGATGTCATCATCTTGGCCAACGATGGCTGCTACTCCCTG ATCGGCCAGGCTCATGGAGGGTTGCTGGGAATGGTCCAGCGAGCCATGGTCAAGTCCTCTCCTCACATCTGGTTTGATAGATCAGAAGTCAAAGACAGACATCTAGTGGCAAAAAG gCTCAGTGATCATGTTGCTGACAAAACCAAGCAGCCCATCCTGATCTTCCCTGAGG GTACTTGCATCAACAACACATCAGTGATGATGTTCAAAAAGGGCAGCTTTGAAATTGGCTGCACCGTCTATCCAGTTGCCATTAAG TATGATCCTCTGTTTGGCGATGCTTTCTGGAACAGCAGTAAGTTCGGCATGGTGAATTATCTGCTGAGGATGATGAGCAGCTGGGCCATCGTCTGCAGTGTTTGGTACCTGCCGCCAATGAACAGAGAG GAAGGGGAGGATGCAGTGCAGTTTGCCAACAGAGTAAAAGCAGCCATAGCTGCACAAGGAGGATTAGTGGATCTCATCTG GGATGGAGGGCTGAAACGAGCAAAAGTGAAAGATGCCTTTAaggaagagcagcagaaacTTTACAGTAAAGTTCTTGTAG acaCAATCATGGAAGAATGCAGCCATGCTTTTGATTGCAACTGA